The following coding sequences lie in one Arachis ipaensis cultivar K30076 chromosome B05, Araip1.1, whole genome shotgun sequence genomic window:
- the LOC107641750 gene encoding gibberellin 2-beta-dioxygenase 8-like isoform X1 — MCSKLYMASIWDPPFMEAYKNLLEKKEDMRNNNEVVVVEECELPVIDLSLLEASEEVAREECKSQIARASEEWGFFQVVKHGISGDILKRLRWQQEKAFKEPFDVKAKEDNFSAGAYRWGSPTATCIKQLSWSEAFHIPLTDIIGSNNIPSNTLRSTMEQFASRVSRLADRIAEILAEKMGDKSSFMKENCLPDTCYLRLNRYPACPVRCGHEINGLITHTDSDFLTILYQDHEVGGLQLVKDGKWIAVKPNPEALIVNIGDLFQAYSNGLYKSVQHRVVANPTSERFSTAYFFCPSNDTVIDSCRKPSLYRKFNFREYRQQVRDDVRTLGSKIGLPRFLVTHHYHQP; from the exons TGCAGCAAACTATATATGGCATCCATTTGGGACCCACCGTTCATGGAGGCATACAAGAACTTGTTGGAGAAGAAAGAAGATATGAGGAATAATAATGAGGTGGTGGTGGTTGAGGAATGCGAGCTTCCGGTGATAGATCTGAGCCTCTTAGAAGCGAGTGAGGAGGTGGCGAGGGAAGAGTGCAAGTCACAGATAGCTAGGGCTTCTGAGGAGTGGGGCTTCTTCCAGGTTGTGAAGCACGGCATCTCCGGCGACATACTGAAAAGGCTGAGGTGGCAGCAGGAGAAGGCCTTCAAGGAACCCTTCGATGTGAAGGCCAAAGAGGACAACTTCTCCGCCGGTGCCTACCGCTGGGGATCCCCTACTGCCACTTGCATCAAACAGTTATCTTGGTCTGAGGCTTTTCATATTCCCTTAACCGATATCATTGGCTCCAATAATATTCCATCCAACACTCTCAG GTCGACAATGGAACAGTTTGCAAGCAGAGTGTCGAGGCTAGCAGACAGAATAGCAGAAATACTGGCGGAGAAAATGGGTGACAAGTCAAGCTTCATGAAGGAGAATTGCTTGCCAGACACTTGTTATCTGAGACTGAACCGATATCCAGCGTGCCCAGTGAGGTGTGGTCACGAGATTAATGGACTGATAACGCACACTGACAGTGACTTCCTGACCATACTATACCAAGATCATGAGGTGGGAGGGTTGCAGTTGGTGAAAGATGGAAAGTGGATAGCAGTGAAACCCAACCCTGAAGCTCTTATTGTCAACATCGGAGACTTATTCCAGGCATACAGCAATGGGCTATACAAGAGCGTGCAGCATCGGGTTGTGGCGAATCCCACATCGGAGAGATTCTCCACTGCGTATTTCTTTTGCCCTTCCAATGATACTGTTATAGACAGCTGCAGGAAGCCCTCTCTTTACCGCAAATTCAACTTTCGTGAGTACAGACAACAAGTTCGAGATGATGTTCGCACCCTTGGCTCCAAAATAGGCTTGCCAAGGTTTCTTGTCACTCATCATTATCATCAACCATAA
- the LOC107641750 gene encoding gibberellin 2-beta-dioxygenase 8-like isoform X2: MASIWDPPFMEAYKNLLEKKEDMRNNNEVVVVEECELPVIDLSLLEASEEVAREECKSQIARASEEWGFFQVVKHGISGDILKRLRWQQEKAFKEPFDVKAKEDNFSAGAYRWGSPTATCIKQLSWSEAFHIPLTDIIGSNNIPSNTLRSTMEQFASRVSRLADRIAEILAEKMGDKSSFMKENCLPDTCYLRLNRYPACPVRCGHEINGLITHTDSDFLTILYQDHEVGGLQLVKDGKWIAVKPNPEALIVNIGDLFQAYSNGLYKSVQHRVVANPTSERFSTAYFFCPSNDTVIDSCRKPSLYRKFNFREYRQQVRDDVRTLGSKIGLPRFLVTHHYHQP; encoded by the exons ATGGCATCCATTTGGGACCCACCGTTCATGGAGGCATACAAGAACTTGTTGGAGAAGAAAGAAGATATGAGGAATAATAATGAGGTGGTGGTGGTTGAGGAATGCGAGCTTCCGGTGATAGATCTGAGCCTCTTAGAAGCGAGTGAGGAGGTGGCGAGGGAAGAGTGCAAGTCACAGATAGCTAGGGCTTCTGAGGAGTGGGGCTTCTTCCAGGTTGTGAAGCACGGCATCTCCGGCGACATACTGAAAAGGCTGAGGTGGCAGCAGGAGAAGGCCTTCAAGGAACCCTTCGATGTGAAGGCCAAAGAGGACAACTTCTCCGCCGGTGCCTACCGCTGGGGATCCCCTACTGCCACTTGCATCAAACAGTTATCTTGGTCTGAGGCTTTTCATATTCCCTTAACCGATATCATTGGCTCCAATAATATTCCATCCAACACTCTCAG GTCGACAATGGAACAGTTTGCAAGCAGAGTGTCGAGGCTAGCAGACAGAATAGCAGAAATACTGGCGGAGAAAATGGGTGACAAGTCAAGCTTCATGAAGGAGAATTGCTTGCCAGACACTTGTTATCTGAGACTGAACCGATATCCAGCGTGCCCAGTGAGGTGTGGTCACGAGATTAATGGACTGATAACGCACACTGACAGTGACTTCCTGACCATACTATACCAAGATCATGAGGTGGGAGGGTTGCAGTTGGTGAAAGATGGAAAGTGGATAGCAGTGAAACCCAACCCTGAAGCTCTTATTGTCAACATCGGAGACTTATTCCAGGCATACAGCAATGGGCTATACAAGAGCGTGCAGCATCGGGTTGTGGCGAATCCCACATCGGAGAGATTCTCCACTGCGTATTTCTTTTGCCCTTCCAATGATACTGTTATAGACAGCTGCAGGAAGCCCTCTCTTTACCGCAAATTCAACTTTCGTGAGTACAGACAACAAGTTCGAGATGATGTTCGCACCCTTGGCTCCAAAATAGGCTTGCCAAGGTTTCTTGTCACTCATCATTATCATCAACCATAA